In the Psychromicrobium lacuslunae genome, CCCGATCTCAAAGCGACGTTCAGCTTCACCGTCACCGCTCCGGCGCATTGGGACGTCGTCTCCAACTCCCCCACTCCGGCCCCGGTCGAAACCGCCGCCGGAGACGACGGTGGCGCCCGCAGCACTTGGACTTTTGAGCCCACTCCGCGGCTTTCTTCTTATGTCACCGCGCTGATCGCCGGGCCGTATCAGAGCGTCCGCAGCGAACTGACCAGCGCCGATGGACGGATTATCCCGCTCGGCGTGTTCGCGCGTAAATCCCTGATGCAATACCTGGATGCCGAGAATGTCTTCACGCTGACCCGGCAAGGTTTCGAGTTCTTCGAAAAACAATTCGGTACCGCTTATCCTTTCGCTAAATACGATCAGCTCTTCGTGCCCGAGTTCAATGCTGGTGCAATGGAAAACGCTGGTGCGGTGACCTTCCTGGAGAACTATGTTTTCCGCTCTAAAGTCACTGAAGCTCTGGTGGAGCGCCGAGCCATCACCATCCTGCACGAACTCGCGCATATGTGGTTTGGCGATCTGGTCACCATGCGTTGGTGGAATGATCTGTGGCTCAATGAGTCCTTTGCCGAATTTATGTCGACCTTGGCAGCTGCGGAAAACACCGAATTCGTGCAGGCGTGGACCACCTTCGCCTCGTTGGAAAAGTCGTGGGCTTATCGCCAGGATCAGTTACCTTCGACGCACCCGATCGTGGCGGAGATCCGCGATTTGGAAGATGTTCAGGTCAACTTTGACGGCATCACCTATGCCAAGGGCGCTTCCGTTTTGCGTCAGCTGGTGGCCTGGGTCGGTCAAGAGGAGTTCATGGCCGGGGTGCGCGAGTACTTCGCCAAGCATTCCTGGGGTAACACCGAACTGCGAGACCTGCTTTCCGAACTCGAGGTCTCCAGCGGTCGTGATTTGAAGGAATGGTCAAAGCTTTGGTTGGAAACCGCCGGGGTGAACACGCTACGGGCGGAGATCGGCGAAGCCGACGGCAAGATCACGGGCTTCGCGATCTTGCAGTCAGCGGTTGCTGACTACCCAACGATTCGACCGCACCGTCTCGCCGTTGGTTTCTACAACCTCGATGAGAACGGAAAACTTGTACGCAGCCATCGAGTGGAACTCGATGTCGCCGGCGAGCGCACCGAGGTCGCTGAGCTGATTGGCTTGGACCGCCCAGCGTTGATCCTGTTGAATGACGACGATCTGGCTTATGCGAAGATCCGTCTCGACGAGGCCTCATTGGCTACCGCAACGGCTCACCTCAAGGACTTTGCGGAGTCGCTGCCACGCACCCTGGTCTGGGCCTCCGCTTGGGATGCTGCCCGGGATGGTGAAACGCCAGCTCGTGGCTATGTGGATCTGATCCTCGCCAATATTGGCTCCGAATCTGATTCCTCGGTGGTCACCGTGCTGCTACGCCAACTGCAGACCACGCTCAGCCTCTACGTCAGCCCCGAAGCTCAACACGAGACGGTAATTGCCGCCGCCGATGCCTTGTGGTCGCTCTTCACCCAGGCTGCACCCGGTTCCGACTCGCAACTGCAGTTCGTTAAAGCCTATGCGGCCTTGGCACGTACCGCCGAGCAACTCGACGTCGTCGCGGACCTGCTGAGCGGTAAGTATCAATTGGACGGACTAGAGATCGACCAAGATCTGCGCTGGGATCTGCTCAGTTCGCTGGTCGCCGGTGGCCGCTTGGCGCAGGCTGACATCAACACTGAACTTGAGCGTGACCCCACCCAGAACGGTCAGCTCGCTGCAGCCGCTGCCTCGGCCGCAATTCCGACGCCGGAAGCAAAGCGAAGCGTCTGGCAGCAAGTCGTGGTGGACGGTAATTTGCCCAATGCGGCGCAAAGCTCGGCGATCACCGGTTTCAATCGGGTCAGCGACACCCGCCTGCTTGAGCCATTCGTGGACGAATACTTCGGTGCAATTCGCCAGGTTTGGGCGGAGAAATCACATGAGATTTCCTCGACCATCGTCAATGGTCTCTACCCCGTCCAGCTGGTATCGCAGGCAACTCTAGATGCCACCGACAAGTTCCTTGACGAGCTAGGCGAGGAAACTCCAGCGCTTCGTCGCCTGGTCGTCGAGAACCGAGACGCCGTGGTTCGCGCGCTCAAGGCACAGGCCGCCGACCGCTAAAACAGAGTCATACATAGTCAGATACAGTCACTGAAAGTTATGGCCTGCCCCGGTGGCAGGCCATAACTTTCAGGATTAAGACTTTCGAATGGATCAATTGTCTGTCGAAGCGTTTAGACTGCTGCCATGGACCAGTCTGCGGATCGACGGATTGAGCACTGGCGGAGCACCCTGGCCACACGCCGAGAGCAGTTCGCCGCGTTAGCAGCGTTCTGCCGGACGCGTTGGGGATATCGCTTTGGCAACCGCACCGCACTGCTGCGCTGGCAGCACAAACGACTCAGTAGAATGCTGCGGACTCGGACCCTCGACTGGGCTTCGCTCCCGGTGATTGACAAGGCTACGCTGCTGGCCGATTTCAGCAGCTACAACAGCCAGGGCATAGGGCTTGAGAAAGCACTATCGGCTGCTAAGCAGAGCGAGCGAAGTAGGGACTTCAGACCCGAGTTGGCTGGCCTGACCGTCGGCCTTTCCAGCGGAACCTCGGGTAAACAAGGAGTGTTTCTGCTCAGCTCCCGCGAGCGCCTGCTCTGGGCAGGCACCATTTTAGCCAGACTACTCAGCACCGAATCCCTGCGACAGCTCGTCCAGCCTTGGCGACCCGCATTGCGGATTGGCTTCCTGCTTCGGGCCGACAGCAATCTCTACAATACGGTGCGCAGCAGTCGGGTCAGCTTCGATTTCTACGACCTCCTCGAGCCGCTTGAAGATCACCTGCAGAAACTCGAGCAACGGCCACCGGATCTGCTGGTCGGCCCGGCGTCGGTGCTCGCCGAACTCGCAAGGCAGCAGCTAAACGAGGAGCTGCACATCACGCCTCGCCAGTTAATTTCGGTCGCTGAGGAACTCGACGACGCAACAGCCGAGCTACTCGAGCGAGCTTTTCGAGTGCGACCCGCCCAGGTCTACCAGGCAACCGAGGGTTTGCTGGGCTTTAGCTGTCGCCGGGGCAAGCTGCACCTGAACGAACAGCATGTCTTTTTCGAGAAGGACTGGCTTGACGCTGAACACACCAGGTTCAGCCCGATCATTACCGATTTCACCAGAAGCACTCAGTTCATCTTGCGCTATCGCTTAGACGACGTCCTTCGGCTTGCCGATCACCCCTGCGATTGCGGCAACCAGGCACTCACCCTCGCCGCTGTTGATGGCCGCGCCGACGCGGTGCTCAGCTTCGACGGCGTGAAGCTTTTCCCGGACTTGATCCGACGAAGTATGGCGCTGGCTAGCTCGGAGTTTGACG is a window encoding:
- the pepN gene encoding aminopeptidase N yields the protein MNLTREEARTRAELLSVDSYHVELDLTRGERVFGSTTTVRFSAKDGASSFIDAITDTVHSVTLNGVVLDPAEVSDGVYIKLPNLAEQNTLTVVADALYTNTGEGLHRFVDPVDQEVYLYSQFEVPDSRRMFAVFEQPDLKATFSFTVTAPAHWDVVSNSPTPAPVETAAGDDGGARSTWTFEPTPRLSSYVTALIAGPYQSVRSELTSADGRIIPLGVFARKSLMQYLDAENVFTLTRQGFEFFEKQFGTAYPFAKYDQLFVPEFNAGAMENAGAVTFLENYVFRSKVTEALVERRAITILHELAHMWFGDLVTMRWWNDLWLNESFAEFMSTLAAAENTEFVQAWTTFASLEKSWAYRQDQLPSTHPIVAEIRDLEDVQVNFDGITYAKGASVLRQLVAWVGQEEFMAGVREYFAKHSWGNTELRDLLSELEVSSGRDLKEWSKLWLETAGVNTLRAEIGEADGKITGFAILQSAVADYPTIRPHRLAVGFYNLDENGKLVRSHRVELDVAGERTEVAELIGLDRPALILLNDDDLAYAKIRLDEASLATATAHLKDFAESLPRTLVWASAWDAARDGETPARGYVDLILANIGSESDSSVVTVLLRQLQTTLSLYVSPEAQHETVIAAADALWSLFTQAAPGSDSQLQFVKAYAALARTAEQLDVVADLLSGKYQLDGLEIDQDLRWDLLSSLVAGGRLAQADINTELERDPTQNGQLAAAAASAAIPTPEAKRSVWQQVVVDGNLPNAAQSSAITGFNRVSDTRLLEPFVDEYFGAIRQVWAEKSHEISSTIVNGLYPVQLVSQATLDATDKFLDELGEETPALRRLVVENRDAVVRALKAQAADR
- a CDS encoding F390 synthetase-related protein, encoding MDQSADRRIEHWRSTLATRREQFAALAAFCRTRWGYRFGNRTALLRWQHKRLSRMLRTRTLDWASLPVIDKATLLADFSSYNSQGIGLEKALSAAKQSERSRDFRPELAGLTVGLSSGTSGKQGVFLLSSRERLLWAGTILARLLSTESLRQLVQPWRPALRIGFLLRADSNLYNTVRSSRVSFDFYDLLEPLEDHLQKLEQRPPDLLVGPASVLAELARQQLNEELHITPRQLISVAEELDDATAELLERAFRVRPAQVYQATEGLLGFSCRRGKLHLNEQHVFFEKDWLDAEHTRFSPIITDFTRSTQFILRYRLDDVLRLADHPCDCGNQALTLAAVDGRADAVLSFDGVKLFPDLIRRSMALASSEFDDWSLRQRESGLLIALKNPSAAAIASVRRELGRLFDSHHLALPTLTFVDWQAPLPGAKLRRIFSQLAAS